From the genome of Desulfatiglans sp.:
AAGAAGATCATTTAAAAAATTTATGATCGGGGGACTGCAATCAATAGCAATTATTTTGTTTGGCATTTATTAATCTCCATCATTTCATATTCTGTCAAAATTCCTTGAATATGTGTTTTGAAAAGGCAAAACACATATAATCCTTTCAAAGATCAGATAGAACTATTTATGAATTTAATAAGCTCTTCGTTAGTAAAAGGTTTAGTGAGATATCCTTTTGCGCCCGCCTTCTTTGCGATGCTAACCTTGTCATCTTCAGATTCTGTTGAGATCATCAATACCGGAATATCTTTATACTTTTCATTTTTTTTTAATAATTTCAAGCAGTCCAGCCCTGTCATGCCTGGCATATTCCAGTCCATGAAAATAGCCCCTATTTTACCATCATGGTTTTCAAGCTGTTCAAACACCTCCTGCCCGCTGCCGGCCTGGATTATCTCTGTACCCATTGGCCGCATGGCATTCTGTATTATGTTTCTCATAACTTTTGAATCGTCTGCTATAATTACTTTCATACTATACCCTCACAATATGTAGTTTATTAGACCTGTGATTTCAGCATCTAAAACTGGAAAAAATATTTTGTAACTACCATATATCG
Proteins encoded in this window:
- a CDS encoding response regulator, which gives rise to MKVIIADDSKVMRNIIQNAMRPMGTEIIQAGSGQEVFEQLENHDGKIGAIFMDWNMPGMTGLDCLKLLKKNEKYKDIPVLMISTESEDDKVSIAKKAGAKGYLTKPFTNEELIKFINSSI